A stretch of the Mycobacterium shigaense genome encodes the following:
- the treY gene encoding malto-oligosyltrehalose synthase → MPFPVLSTYRLQLRGESSGFAFTFADAENLLDYLDDLGVSHVYLSPIITAARGSSHGYDVTDPTSVSAELGGPDGLARLSAAAKARGLGLIVDIVPNHVGVDQPEQNAWWWDVLRHGRSSSYATFFDIDWDLDNDGRIVLPVLGSDDDAADLKVDGELLRLGELAFPITPGTGAGSGPEVHDRQHYRLVGWRSGVVGYRRFFSITSLAGLRQEDRAVFDASHAEVARWVHEGLVDGVRIDHPDGLADPTGYLAWLRALLGSDAYIVIEKILAVDEALEPTLPVDGTTGYDVLREVGGVFVDPAGAAALTELVRSAGVDYDAMPKMLAELKIHAATDTLGSELRRLRRSIVAAAGTDHRLLPEAVAALLSRIDVYRSDYPGLAAVLPAALAETQAAQPELGPALQVIAAALARGVEPATRLQQLCGAVTAKAVEDCLFYRDARLVSLNEVGGEPHRFGVGSAEFHCSAATRARLWPRTMTTLTTHDTKRGEDVRARIGVLSQVPSLWTEFVARWEIAAPSPDPATGQFLWQNIFGVWPVSGEVTGELRDRLHGYAEKAIREAAWHTSWSDPDAAFEEAVHGWLDTVLDGPVAGQLTELVARLNPHAASDALGQKLLALTVPGTPDTYQGTELWDDSLVDPDNRREVDYAARRAALQALEHPKIRVVTTALRLRRAHPDTFGHGDYIPLLADGDAGEHVLAFSRGADIVVAVTRWTVRLSEIGWGNTVLPLPKGNWKDTITGVIADGPTSAAQLFADLPVVLLERHHD, encoded by the coding sequence ATGCCATTTCCGGTGCTGTCCACCTATCGGTTGCAGCTGCGCGGTGAGTCCAGTGGATTCGCGTTCACCTTCGCCGACGCCGAGAACCTGCTCGACTATCTCGACGACCTCGGGGTGTCGCACGTGTACTTGTCCCCGATCATCACCGCCGCGCGCGGCTCCAGCCACGGCTATGACGTCACCGACCCGACGTCGGTATCCGCCGAGTTGGGCGGTCCCGATGGGCTGGCCCGGCTGTCGGCGGCGGCGAAGGCCCGCGGCCTGGGCCTGATCGTCGACATCGTGCCCAACCACGTCGGGGTGGACCAGCCCGAGCAGAACGCCTGGTGGTGGGACGTACTGCGGCACGGGCGCTCCTCGTCCTACGCGACGTTTTTCGACATCGACTGGGACCTCGACAACGACGGCCGAATTGTGCTGCCCGTCTTGGGTTCTGACGACGACGCCGCAGACTTGAAGGTCGACGGTGAGCTGCTGCGGTTGGGCGAGCTCGCATTTCCGATCACCCCCGGGACCGGCGCGGGCAGCGGTCCCGAGGTGCACGACCGACAGCACTACCGGCTGGTGGGCTGGCGCAGCGGGGTCGTCGGGTATCGCCGGTTCTTCTCCATCACCTCGCTGGCAGGGCTGCGCCAAGAGGACCGCGCGGTGTTCGACGCCAGCCATGCCGAGGTCGCCCGTTGGGTTCACGAAGGTCTCGTCGATGGGGTGCGCATCGACCATCCCGATGGATTGGCCGATCCCACCGGGTATCTGGCGTGGCTGCGCGCGCTGTTGGGCTCGGACGCCTACATCGTCATCGAGAAGATCCTGGCCGTCGACGAGGCCCTGGAGCCGACGCTGCCCGTCGACGGCACCACCGGCTACGACGTGCTGCGCGAAGTGGGCGGCGTGTTTGTCGACCCCGCCGGGGCGGCCGCACTCACCGAGCTCGTCCGATCGGCGGGGGTGGACTACGACGCGATGCCGAAGATGCTGGCGGAGCTGAAGATTCACGCGGCCACCGACACGTTGGGCAGCGAGCTGCGCCGGCTGCGCCGCAGCATCGTCGCGGCGGCGGGCACGGATCATCGGCTGCTGCCCGAAGCGGTGGCCGCACTGCTCAGCCGCATCGACGTCTATCGCTCCGACTACCCGGGTCTGGCAGCCGTCCTGCCGGCCGCGCTCGCCGAGACTCAGGCCGCGCAGCCGGAGCTCGGGCCCGCCCTGCAAGTGATCGCCGCGGCGCTGGCCCGCGGCGTCGAGCCCGCCACGCGGTTGCAACAACTGTGCGGGGCAGTGACGGCCAAGGCCGTCGAGGATTGCCTGTTCTACCGCGACGCCCGCCTGGTATCGCTCAACGAGGTGGGCGGCGAACCACATCGATTCGGCGTCGGCAGCGCCGAGTTCCATTGCAGCGCCGCCACGCGGGCACGGCTGTGGCCGCGCACCATGACGACGCTGACCACGCACGACACCAAGCGCGGCGAGGACGTGCGCGCCCGCATCGGGGTGCTGTCCCAGGTGCCGTCACTGTGGACCGAGTTCGTGGCCCGCTGGGAGATCGCCGCGCCCTCCCCCGACCCGGCGACCGGCCAGTTCCTGTGGCAGAACATCTTCGGGGTCTGGCCGGTCAGTGGCGAAGTCACCGGCGAGCTGCGCGACCGGTTGCACGGCTACGCGGAGAAGGCCATTCGGGAGGCCGCCTGGCACACCTCGTGGAGCGACCCGGACGCCGCGTTCGAGGAGGCGGTGCACGGCTGGCTGGACACCGTCCTCGACGGCCCGGTGGCCGGCCAGCTGACCGAGCTGGTCGCCCGACTCAATCCGCACGCGGCCAGCGACGCGCTGGGCCAGAAGCTGCTGGCGTTGACTGTGCCGGGGACACCGGATACCTACCAGGGCACCGAGTTATGGGACGACAGCCTGGTCGACCCCGACAACCGCCGCGAGGTGGATTACGCCGCCCGCCGGGCCGCACTGCAGGCGCTGGAACACCCGAAGATTCGGGTCGTCACAACGGCGCTGCGCCTGCGCCGTGCGCATCCCGACACGTTTGGGCACGGCGACTACATCCCGCTGCTGGCCGACGGGGACGCCGGCGAGCACGTACTGGCCTTCTCGCGTGGGGCCGACATCGTCGTCGCGGTGACCCGCTGGACGGTGCGACTGTCCGAAATCGGTTGGGGCAACACGGTTTTGCCGTTGCCCAAAGGCAACTGGAAGGACACCATCACCGGGGTCATCGCGGACGGGCCGACCTCGGCGGCTCAATTGTTCGCCGACCTCCCCGTCGTCCTGCTGGAGCGCCATCATGACTGA
- a CDS encoding pyridoxamine 5'-phosphate oxidase family protein — MATTYDPTPRSTPSRYRDRASYDRDVVHRILDEALICHLGYLGDGRPVVLPTTHARCGETLYLHGSTGSRPMLGATDGLPVCVTVTLVDGLVLARSALHHSLVYRSVVVHGDARLVDDPDEKLRALGCLLDHVAAGRASDCRLPNARELAATAVLALDLVEVSAKVRSGGPTDDPEDLALPHWAGVLPLSVTAGTPVPADDLDPATPAPPYLAAYSR, encoded by the coding sequence TTGGCCACCACATACGACCCCACTCCGCGCAGCACGCCCTCTCGTTACCGCGACCGCGCCAGCTACGACCGCGACGTCGTGCATCGCATCCTCGACGAGGCCCTGATCTGTCACCTCGGCTACCTGGGCGACGGCCGGCCGGTGGTCCTGCCGACCACCCATGCCCGCTGCGGCGAGACCCTCTACCTGCATGGATCCACCGGCAGCCGGCCGATGCTGGGCGCCACCGACGGCCTGCCCGTCTGCGTCACCGTCACCCTCGTCGACGGGCTGGTGCTGGCCCGCTCCGCGCTGCACCACTCGCTGGTGTATCGCTCGGTGGTCGTGCACGGCGACGCGCGCCTGGTCGACGACCCGGACGAAAAGCTGCGGGCGCTGGGCTGCCTACTTGATCACGTCGCCGCGGGCCGGGCGAGCGATTGCCGGCTGCCGAACGCGCGCGAGCTGGCGGCGACCGCGGTGCTCGCCCTAGACCTCGTCGAGGTGTCGGCCAAGGTCCGCAGCGGCGGTCCAACCGACGATCCCGAGGACCTCGCGCTGCCGCATTGGGCCGGGGTGCTGCCGTTGAGCGTGACGGCCGGAACGCCGGTGCCCGCGGACGACCTGGATCCCGCGACCCCGGCGCCGCCGTACCTGGCCGCGTACTCGCGGTGA
- a CDS encoding serine hydrolase domain-containing protein — protein MAQKVQIPPDLIGGDVDEGYGKVADAFRRNLDSGQEIGAAVAVYRDGRKVVDLWGGYRNGNTRAPWQQDTVVNVFSTTKGVASLAVALAASRGHLSYDAKVADYWPEFAQAGKAAVTVRQLLAHQAGLPVVKPPLTLQELADPPRMSARLATQAPAWTPGTRHGYHGITLGWYEGELIRRTDPNGRSLGRFFAEEIARPLGLDFHIGLPDSVDRDRVAHLDGWSLPQLLFQLNTMPRGLALALFNPFDLAAPALAIAKGINNLEDFNRDELRVVEMPAVNGTGTARAIAKLYGSAAIGDPALGLSAGTLDALKSPAQPPTKGSRDKVLHVDTNFTLGFSKPSPLCLFGSSMNAFGTPGAGGSFGFADPDTGIGFGYVMNKLGFYLVSDPRELALRQALFRDVLGARTQS, from the coding sequence ATGGCGCAAAAAGTGCAGATCCCGCCCGACCTCATCGGCGGCGATGTCGACGAGGGTTACGGAAAGGTCGCCGACGCGTTTCGCCGCAACCTTGACAGCGGGCAGGAGATCGGCGCCGCTGTCGCCGTCTATCGGGATGGCCGCAAGGTCGTGGACTTGTGGGGCGGCTACCGCAACGGGAACACGCGCGCGCCGTGGCAGCAGGACACTGTCGTCAACGTCTTCTCGACCACCAAAGGCGTTGCGTCCCTTGCCGTCGCGCTCGCCGCCTCGCGCGGCCACCTCTCATATGACGCCAAGGTCGCCGACTACTGGCCAGAATTCGCCCAGGCCGGCAAAGCCGCTGTCACCGTCCGCCAACTGCTTGCCCATCAGGCCGGCTTGCCCGTCGTCAAACCGCCGCTGACGCTGCAGGAGCTGGCCGACCCGCCGAGGATGTCGGCCAGACTCGCGACCCAGGCACCGGCGTGGACGCCGGGAACCAGGCATGGCTACCACGGCATCACGCTGGGCTGGTACGAAGGTGAGCTGATCCGCCGGACCGACCCCAACGGGCGTTCGCTGGGCCGGTTCTTCGCCGAGGAGATCGCCCGCCCCCTCGGCCTGGACTTTCACATCGGTCTGCCGGACTCGGTCGACCGCGACCGCGTCGCGCATCTCGACGGTTGGTCGTTGCCCCAGCTGCTGTTTCAGCTGAACACCATGCCGCGAGGTCTGGCCCTGGCCTTGTTCAACCCGTTCGACCTCGCCGCACCGGCGCTGGCCATCGCCAAAGGGATCAACAACCTGGAGGATTTCAACCGCGACGAACTCCGCGTCGTCGAGATGCCCGCCGTCAACGGCACCGGCACCGCGCGCGCGATCGCCAAACTGTACGGCAGCGCCGCCATCGGCGATCCCGCGCTCGGCCTGAGCGCCGGCACGCTCGACGCCCTGAAGAGTCCTGCGCAACCGCCGACGAAAGGGTCGCGCGACAAGGTGTTACACGTCGACACGAACTTCACCCTGGGCTTCAGCAAGCCCAGCCCCCTCTGCCTCTTCGGCTCGTCGATGAACGCCTTCGGCACGCCGGGCGCAGGCGGCTCGTTCGGGTTTGCCGATCCCGACACCGGCATCGGATTCGGCTACGTGATGAACAAGCTGGGCTTCTACCTGGTGAGCGACCCTCGGGAACTCGCCTTGCGCCAGGCCCTTTTCCGCGACGTCCTGGGCGCCCGAACGCAAAGCTGA
- the glgX gene encoding glycogen debranching protein GlgX has protein sequence MPSTNPASTPVSRTDSASRAVSPETGAPTAPTKWPGNAYPLGASYDGAGTNFSLFSEIADKVDLCLIDERGDETRITLDEVDGYVWHAYLPNISPGQRYGFRVHGPFDPASGHRCDPSKLLLDPYGKSFDGDFTFGQALFSYDLSAVDQGGDTAATGTPPMIDSLGHTMTSVVINPFFDWAFDRAPLTPYHETVIYEAHVKGLTQTHPGIPESLRGTYAGLAHPAIIDHLKSLNVTALELMPVHQFMHDERLLGLGLRNYWGYNTFGYFAPHYQYAANRQAGGAVAEFKMMVRSLHEAGIEVILDVVYNHTAEGSHLGPTINFRGIDNAAYYRLLDSDLRLYKDFTGTGNSLNARHPHVLQLIMDSLRYWVTEMHVDGFRFDLAATLAREFYDVDRLSAFFDLVQQDPIVSQVKLIAEPWDVGEGGYQVGNFPGLWTEWNGKYRDTVRDYWRGEPATLGEFASRLTGSSDLYAASSRRPSASINFVTAHDGFTLNDLVSYNEKHNAANGEDNRDGESHNRSWNCGVEGPTDDPEIVELRSRQMRNFWTTLMLSQGTPMIAHGDEFGRTQQGNNNAYCQDSEVSWVDWSLAEKNADLLKFARKVTKLRKRHPVFRRRRFFDGEPIRSGDEVRDIAWLTPGGREMTHDDWNQAFDKCVAVFLNGEAITAPDARGERVVDDSFLLCFNAHQRDVEFVTPHDDYAQEWTVELDTNHSAGAAEMVVRAKDKLTVPARSVLILRKTA, from the coding sequence ATGCCGTCCACCAACCCGGCGTCCACGCCGGTCTCCCGAACGGACTCAGCATCGCGCGCTGTGTCACCTGAAACCGGCGCACCCACCGCTCCCACCAAGTGGCCGGGCAATGCGTACCCCCTCGGGGCGTCCTACGACGGCGCGGGCACGAACTTTTCGCTGTTCTCCGAGATCGCCGACAAGGTCGATCTGTGCCTGATCGACGAGCGCGGCGACGAAACGCGCATCACCCTCGATGAGGTCGACGGCTACGTGTGGCACGCCTATCTGCCCAACATCAGCCCGGGACAGCGCTACGGATTTCGCGTGCACGGCCCGTTCGACCCGGCGTCCGGCCACCGCTGCGACCCGAGCAAGCTGCTGCTCGACCCGTACGGCAAGTCGTTCGACGGCGACTTCACCTTCGGCCAGGCGTTGTTCTCCTACGACCTGAGCGCCGTCGACCAGGGCGGCGACACGGCAGCCACCGGCACTCCCCCGATGATCGACTCGCTCGGCCACACCATGACCAGCGTGGTGATCAACCCGTTTTTCGACTGGGCGTTCGACCGCGCGCCGCTCACGCCGTATCACGAGACCGTCATCTACGAAGCCCACGTCAAGGGCCTGACGCAGACCCATCCCGGCATCCCCGAAAGCCTGCGCGGCACCTACGCCGGGTTGGCCCATCCCGCGATCATCGATCACCTCAAGTCGTTGAACGTCACCGCCCTGGAGCTGATGCCCGTCCACCAGTTCATGCATGACGAGCGGCTACTCGGCCTTGGGCTGCGAAACTACTGGGGCTACAACACATTCGGCTACTTCGCACCGCACTACCAGTACGCGGCCAACCGGCAGGCCGGCGGCGCGGTCGCCGAATTCAAGATGATGGTGCGCAGCCTGCACGAGGCCGGAATCGAGGTCATCCTCGACGTCGTCTACAACCACACCGCCGAGGGCAGTCACCTGGGTCCCACGATCAACTTCCGCGGCATCGACAACGCCGCGTACTATCGCCTGCTCGACAGCGACCTGCGGCTCTACAAGGACTTCACCGGCACCGGCAACAGCCTCAACGCGCGACACCCGCACGTGCTGCAGCTGATCATGGACTCGCTGCGCTACTGGGTAACCGAGATGCACGTGGACGGGTTCCGCTTCGACCTGGCCGCGACACTGGCCCGCGAGTTCTACGACGTCGACCGGCTCAGCGCGTTCTTCGATCTGGTGCAACAAGACCCGATCGTCAGTCAGGTCAAATTGATCGCCGAGCCGTGGGATGTGGGCGAGGGCGGCTACCAAGTCGGAAACTTCCCGGGTTTGTGGACCGAGTGGAACGGGAAGTACCGCGATACTGTGCGCGACTACTGGCGGGGCGAGCCCGCAACCCTGGGCGAGTTCGCTTCCCGGCTGACTGGGTCGTCGGACCTGTATGCGGCGAGCAGCCGGCGGCCCAGCGCCAGTATCAACTTCGTCACCGCCCACGACGGGTTCACTCTCAACGACCTGGTTTCCTACAACGAGAAACACAACGCGGCCAACGGGGAGGACAACCGCGACGGGGAAAGCCACAACCGGTCGTGGAACTGCGGCGTGGAAGGGCCCACCGACGACCCCGAGATCGTCGAGCTGCGCTCCCGACAGATGCGGAACTTCTGGACCACCCTGATGCTCAGCCAGGGCACTCCGATGATCGCCCACGGCGACGAGTTCGGGCGCACGCAGCAGGGCAATAACAACGCCTATTGCCAGGACTCCGAAGTGTCTTGGGTGGACTGGTCTTTGGCCGAGAAGAACGCCGACCTGCTGAAGTTCGCCCGCAAAGTGACCAAATTGCGCAAGAGGCATCCGGTGTTTCGCCGGCGCCGCTTCTTCGACGGCGAACCGATCCGCAGCGGCGACGAGGTCCGCGACATCGCCTGGCTGACACCGGGCGGCCGGGAGATGACCCACGACGACTGGAACCAGGCATTCGACAAGTGCGTTGCCGTGTTCCTCAACGGCGAGGCCATCACCGCGCCCGACGCCCGCGGTGAGCGCGTCGTCGACGACTCATTCCTGTTGTGCTTCAACGCCCACCAGCGCGACGTCGAATTCGTCACTCCGCACGACGATTACGCCCAGGAGTGGACCGTCGAGCTCGACACCAACCATTCCGCCGGCGCCGCCGAGATGGTCGTGCGTGCCAAGGACAAGCTCACCGTGCCCGCGCGCTCGGTCCTGATACTGCGGAAGACCGCCTAA
- the treZ gene encoding malto-oligosyltrehalose trehalohydrolase, with product MTEFRVWAPKPARVQLDVEGAVHPMTRSEDGWWHADLAAAPDARYGFVLDDDPTVLPDPRSARQPDGVHARSQLWDAATAAWTDGGWAGRPVGGAVVYELHVGTFTEAGTFDAAIEKLDYLVELGVDFVELMPVNSFAGTHGWGYDGVLWYSVHEPYGGPDGLVRFVDACHAKGLAVLIDAVFNHLGPSGNYLPKFGPYLSSGSNPWGEGINIADADSDEVRRYIIGCALRWMRDFHADGLRLDAVHALVDTTAIHILEELAAETDWLSAQVGRPLSLVAESDVNDPRTVTPRDRGGLGITAQWADDIHHAIHTAVSGERQGYYADFGSLATLAQTLRHGFFHAATYSSFRHRRHGRPLDTSAIPATRLVAYTCTHDQVGNRALGDRPSQNLDAGQLAIKAALILGSPYTAMLFMGEEWGASTPFQFFSSHPEPELARATAEGRKAEFAEHGWDADDVPDPQDPQTFQRSKLAWDELEKGEHAPLLRFYRDLIALRRSEPDLADPWLNNLTVDYDEEQGWIILARGQIRIAANLGTEPVTVPVAGDVVLAWGEPAVGADSTLLPGHSLAVVRQG from the coding sequence ATGACTGAGTTCCGCGTGTGGGCACCCAAACCCGCCCGGGTGCAGCTGGACGTCGAGGGTGCGGTGCACCCGATGACCCGCTCGGAGGACGGGTGGTGGCATGCCGACCTGGCTGCGGCGCCGGATGCGCGCTACGGATTCGTGCTCGACGACGACCCCACCGTGCTACCCGACCCGCGCTCGGCCCGGCAGCCCGACGGGGTGCATGCCCGCTCGCAATTGTGGGACGCCGCCACCGCGGCGTGGACCGACGGCGGCTGGGCGGGCCGGCCCGTGGGCGGCGCGGTCGTCTACGAGCTGCACGTCGGGACCTTCACCGAAGCAGGCACTTTCGACGCCGCGATCGAGAAGCTGGACTATCTGGTCGAACTCGGCGTCGACTTCGTCGAGCTGATGCCGGTCAACTCTTTCGCCGGCACGCACGGCTGGGGATACGACGGGGTGCTGTGGTACAGCGTGCACGAACCCTACGGCGGGCCCGACGGGCTGGTACGGTTCGTCGACGCCTGCCACGCCAAGGGCTTGGCGGTGCTGATCGACGCCGTGTTCAATCACCTCGGCCCGTCGGGCAACTACCTGCCGAAGTTCGGGCCCTACCTGTCCTCGGGCAGCAACCCGTGGGGTGAAGGCATCAACATCGCCGACGCCGACTCCGACGAGGTGCGCCGCTACATCATCGGCTGCGCGCTGCGCTGGATGCGCGACTTCCACGCCGATGGGCTGCGCCTGGACGCCGTGCACGCCCTCGTCGACACCACCGCCATCCACATCCTCGAAGAGCTCGCCGCCGAAACCGATTGGCTGTCTGCACAAGTCGGGCGCCCGTTGTCGCTGGTCGCCGAGAGCGACGTGAACGACCCACGGACCGTCACGCCCCGTGACCGGGGCGGCCTCGGGATCACCGCGCAGTGGGCCGACGACATTCACCACGCCATTCATACGGCGGTATCCGGCGAACGTCAGGGGTATTACGCCGACTTCGGTTCGCTGGCTACGCTGGCCCAGACACTGCGCCACGGCTTCTTTCACGCCGCGACGTATTCGTCGTTCCGGCACCGCCGCCACGGGCGCCCGCTGGACACCTCGGCCATCCCCGCGACTCGCCTGGTCGCCTACACCTGCACCCACGACCAGGTCGGCAACCGCGCCCTGGGTGATCGACCGTCGCAGAACCTCGACGCCGGTCAGCTGGCGATCAAGGCTGCCCTGATACTCGGATCACCTTACACCGCAATGCTTTTCATGGGCGAGGAATGGGGCGCGTCCACACCGTTCCAGTTCTTCAGTTCCCATCCGGAGCCGGAACTGGCGCGCGCCACCGCCGAGGGCCGCAAGGCCGAATTCGCCGAGCACGGCTGGGATGCCGACGACGTTCCCGACCCGCAGGACCCGCAGACCTTCCAGCGGTCGAAGCTGGCCTGGGATGAGCTTGAGAAGGGCGAACACGCCCCGCTACTGCGCTTTTACCGCGACCTGATCGCGTTGCGGCGCAGCGAACCCGACCTCGCCGACCCCTGGCTGAACAACCTTACCGTCGACTATGACGAGGAGCAGGGTTGGATCATCCTGGCGCGCGGCCAGATTCGCATCGCGGCTAACCTCGGCACCGAGCCGGTGACGGTGCCCGTCGCCGGTGACGTCGTCTTGGCCTGGGGCGAGCCGGCCGTCGGCGCCGACAGCACGTTGTTGCCCGGCCATTCTCTCGCCGTAGTGCGCCAGGGGTAG
- a CDS encoding aminotransferase class I/II-fold pyridoxal phosphate-dependent enzyme — MPVQQSIAGTGAESIAANIEEAISVGDLTPGDALPPIRELAARLGVNANTAAAAYRLLRDRGVIETAGRRGTRVRHRPATSPRSLLGLDVPAGVRDLSTGNPNPDLLPIAAVPQLNWDTGGRAVLYGDPAVSSALAEYSRSALAVDGVPAEHLAVTSGALDGIERALAAHLRPGDRVAVEDPGWANLLDLLAALGLSAESVEVDDDGPVIADVTRALDRGVRALIVTGRAQNPTGAALSAERSAALRAVLAERAGELLLVEDDHCAGISGAPLHTLAGSTTHWAFVRSASKAYGPDLRVAVLAGDQRTVERVHGRLRLGPGWVSHLLQGLAVSLWSDHAATRLVDAAEKRYAAARNGLRAALAQRGVVAHGRSGLNVWIPVPDETVAITRLLAAGWAAAPGSRFRIRTAAGIRITIADVADDEIEPLADAVADALRGGGRSSV; from the coding sequence GTGCCAGTACAACAGAGCATAGCGGGAACCGGGGCGGAGTCCATAGCGGCGAACATCGAGGAGGCCATCTCGGTGGGCGACCTGACGCCCGGCGACGCGTTGCCGCCGATCCGGGAGCTGGCCGCCCGGCTTGGGGTGAACGCGAACACCGCAGCAGCCGCGTACCGGCTGCTGCGCGATCGCGGGGTCATCGAAACCGCGGGCCGGCGCGGCACTCGGGTGCGGCACCGGCCGGCAACCTCGCCGCGCTCGCTGCTCGGGCTCGACGTCCCCGCGGGTGTGCGTGATCTGTCCACCGGTAACCCCAACCCCGACCTGTTGCCCATTGCTGCTGTCCCGCAGCTGAATTGGGATACTGGCGGCCGGGCGGTGCTGTACGGGGACCCGGCGGTGTCGTCCGCGCTGGCCGAGTATTCCCGCTCGGCGCTGGCCGTCGACGGTGTCCCGGCCGAGCACCTCGCGGTGACCAGCGGTGCCCTCGATGGCATCGAGCGGGCGCTGGCCGCGCACCTGCGCCCGGGCGACCGGGTCGCGGTGGAAGATCCCGGCTGGGCCAACCTGTTAGATCTGCTTGCGGCACTTGGGCTTTCGGCGGAATCCGTCGAGGTCGACGACGACGGGCCGGTTATCGCCGACGTCACCCGGGCGCTGGACCGCGGCGTGCGTGCGCTGATCGTCACCGGTCGTGCGCAGAACCCGACGGGGGCCGCGCTGTCGGCGGAACGATCCGCCGCGCTGCGCGCGGTGCTGGCCGAACGCGCCGGCGAGTTGTTGCTGGTCGAGGACGACCACTGCGCGGGCATCTCCGGCGCGCCGCTGCACACGCTGGCCGGGTCCACCACGCATTGGGCTTTCGTGCGCTCAGCCTCCAAGGCGTACGGCCCGGATCTGCGGGTCGCGGTCCTCGCCGGCGACCAACGCACCGTCGAGCGGGTGCACGGACGACTGCGGCTCGGTCCCGGTTGGGTGAGTCACCTGCTGCAGGGCCTCGCGGTGAGCCTGTGGTCCGACCACGCGGCGACGCGGCTCGTCGACGCCGCCGAAAAGCGCTACGCGGCCGCCCGCAACGGCTTACGGGCCGCGCTGGCGCAACGGGGTGTCGTCGCGCACGGGCGGTCCGGCCTCAATGTGTGGATCCCGGTTCCCGACGAGACGGTCGCGATCACCCGGCTGCTCGCCGCGGGCTGGGCCGCCGCCCCGGGGAGTCGGTTCCGTATCCGCACAGCGGCGGGCATCCGCATCACCATCGCCGATGTGGCCGACGACGAGATCGAGCCGCTTGCCGACGCGGTGGCCGACGCGCTGCGCGGCGGCGGGCGGTCCAGCGTCTAG